In the Arachis hypogaea cultivar Tifrunner chromosome 20, arahy.Tifrunner.gnm2.J5K5, whole genome shotgun sequence genome, CTGATAATCACTTCACAAGCCAGATTCCGGTCGCCATGGCGGACAATCTCCGTTTCCTCCCAATCGGTTCGCTCTAGTTCCTATACCTCTCTGGCAACCACTTCACCAGCCAGATTTCGGTCGCCATGGCGGACAACTTCTCGAACTCGATCTCTCATCCAACAACTTCACGGGTCCAGTTCCTGACGAGTTCACGTCTTGCTCGTCTCTCGTCTCGTTCGATATATTGTCTAACAGATTCTTCGATGAGTTACCGCTTGAGATTTTTGTGAAAATGGAGGGGTTGAGGAGCTTTCTGTTGGGTTCAACCAGTTCGAAGCATTGCTTTCGGAGTCATTGACAGAGATAGAGCGTTTGGAATAGTTGGATCTAAATTCGAACAACTTCTATGGTACAATTTCGAAGTGACTGTGTCAAGATCTTAGGAATCGTTGAAGGAACTGTTCCTACAGAATAATCACTTTACAGGTTCTATTCCATTCTATTCCGTCCACTCTCAGCAACTGTTCCAACCTAGTGGGATTGGATTTGAGTTTCAACCACTGTCATATGGCTGAACTTGTTCTCCGATGAGATTTTGCAGGAACTGGGTAACATAAAGACGCTGCAGTTTGATCTTGGACTTCAATGAACCAACAGGAGGCATTCCTGCGGGTTTAAGCAACTACACGCAATTTAATTGGATTTCTTTTTCGAACAACAGACTTACGGGAGAGATTCTCTGAACTGGAAAGCTTTTGAATTTGACGATCTTAAAGCTTAGCAACAACTCATTCTCTAGCAGCATTCCGACGGAACTGGACGACTGCCACAGCTTGATTTGTTTGGATCTCAACACTAATAAGCTGACCAGAACAATCCTGCCCGAGCTTTTCAAGCAGTTAAAAAAGATTGCGGTAAATTTTATCTTACGATGAATTTTAACTTGAGTGGaatagtaattttaaaaattgaaaaaaaaaaatccttcaaTCTTCGTGGTATGTCACGGTAGGTATCAAACTTTTTTGTTGAGTCCGATTgagatctatttatttatttatttatttatttattcattccaaAAAAACATTAACTTTTTACCCGTTCAAAGTAAATTTTAGATTCGaattataatattgtaatatataataaaaattagggtagaatatttcatttaattttattatattctgAACTTTGTagattcatttaattttatttttaaattttttatttatatttaaaaatatttttgaatgtttttaattttatgctTAACTTTTAGATAAAATTAAGTTTATTAtctaattttgatataaataaaaatattatgcataaaattaaatattaaaaatattatttttaaaaaaaattaaaaaagagatatgtactctcaaaaatcatttataccaaattttattactaaaaaaagatattggttttcatatatatttttctaaaagaaCGGATACATACGCGGACCCATCAGCGGAGATCAAGAAACTTCGTTGTGTGAAGCAGCTGAAAGGCTGTGATCGATGCCACCAGTCACAATTACTGTGGCCACCGCGTAGCCTCTTGGACACGTGGCCTCCTATAACTTTACCCTCCTCCCTCCTCGTGACACTTGAAAGCGCCacattacttatttatttttttgttttcacaCAAAAGTCCTTGCTACTTACCATTTTCCAACACGTGTCGCCACGTGTAACATCATTTCCCTTGGTTACTCAACTTCGGAACCATGGTTAGGTTAGTCTCATTCTAGTTTAAGAAATAAGAACTTATATAAATAGAATGTGTCTCACGATACTATTTATATTATGTTTTTGTCATTTTTGTCAATGTATAGTATCATAGTGATAAATTCACAGTGAGTAGTGAGTGACTTCGCACTTGTTTTCCTTTCTCTAATTTCAAGCATTAACAACAATGGGTCTCTCAAATTACCCATGTGCAGCTGAAGGGGTGATACCTTTAATTGTGATGAACACGGTTATGTCTGTTGCTATATTGAAGAACATGTTTAGATCGGTGCTTCAAGCTGTTGGTGCCACCACTTCTTCAGATACCAGTTCTTCATATTACCCATCATCGTATAGTAGCATGTTTCAAGACACAACATCATGCGAAAGTTCGAGTTGTTCTAGGCCAAGAAGTGTGTCCATAACACACTACAAGTCATTGTGCCACAACAACAATAAGAGTGTTATGGTGGAGTGTTGCGTGTGCCTCACAGGGTTCGAAGCGAATCAAGAGGTTAGCGAGTTGCCTTGCAAGCATTTCTTCCACACAAGCTGCTTAGACAAATGGTTTGATAACATGCACACCACTTGCCCTTTGTGCCGTTCATTCTCCTAGACTACTAATTAATATGAGAAATACTGGTGGgcagtaacttttgtgatttgcagccatcaaatagccatcaatgatgattttaatggtgtgagattggtgtgagattttatccaatggctcactttttcTTGTTGGTTATATGCTGGTTAGAATTTGATAAAGTTACTTGCctttaaacttttttaattaatattagtgtTATGTCTACTTTCTCAATTAGGCAACATGTTTAGCTAGTTAGTTATGGTTTAATTAACTATAGAACTTATATACATATGTAGTGAGCTCTCTTACTTTTTGTCTGTTTAATTTGTTGACCCCCTTTTGAAGTAGTGAAgcctttttttaatgtattttcgGTTTCTATTTCGAAACACAAAGATCACGCTGCTTTGTTGCTTGATTTGTATGTGTGCGCAATCGCGGCAAAGGTATTATTTGCTTAATACCAATTTTAAAGctagcttgttttttttttttaatatcaaagaTGGGTAGATTCTAATTCACGACTTTTTAGAGGAGAGTATAAGTATcgaaagattatgtcatttgaactatcaAATTTGCGTGAACTGAATATAGCTATATTCAATAATTTGGTGCAACGTGAATTTGTATGATGGTTATTATATGTAGTTTATTATAGTAAAAGTTATAATTTTTCTTTGGCAGAAATTGTATTATACTGCAGTTATGTATATGCTGTCGTGTCATTTTCTCCGTCGCGACCTTCTCTGTTTTTAGGGCGGGTACTAGGGATTAGGGAAGTGACGTAACTAAGGGCGGGAGCgggaaaaaagtttttttttttttatataattttaaataaaaaatagcagattaaaataaagatggagaatacgaaattataatataatttgagCTATAAAATCATCTGATTAATAAAGCTTTTAGAAGATGATCGATTTATCTAAAACTTTAGTGTAAAAAGGTTTCAAGAAAAAATTAGATTTCTATAGTCGAATAGTTTTTGAAGGTTTTACACAAAAGGATGACATTTCCTTTAATTATTCGGTAATTTACACCATTACAAGTAACTTGGTAATagtaatttatttgtttttgttgtgTGTTGCGAGTTATATATGGTTAAAATATTGttgatatttaaatatttgttaTATAGATGTTAGAATTTGGCGTGCGTTTGGATCCACGTTTGTAGATGAAATTTagtttgtaaaattgattttgatagaaTAAAAAGCATTCGCATAATGTTgacaatttttttttagattaataGTTATTAAAAGAGATATgacattaaattatattttattgttatttatatattttatttatatttttatttgtaagttatttaaataaattttattattcaacttatcacaaaaataaattatatttaacgatgaattatataaattatataaatagtatgagatattataaaagaaaataaaaaatataaatttaaatgaaaaatagaattatTTGAACATaagtatagaaaaaaatgaaagtttATCATATAAAGGTGTTTATACCATGACCCAACGCTAAGGCCTAGGTCCAAACGAAAGGTCCAACTCAAAAGATTGGGCTTCATCCTACACTGATCTTTTCCTGGAGAAATTGGTTCTTAACATGTCTTGCCCTAAAGAAGTCGCGAactgagattagctggcagataggCACTCATTCAAGctagtaactgcccctaaaatttCTCAACTCACTttcaggagccatatctcaacttccctaagataaagggacggttatccaccttaaaagatggaactactccaatgatggttatgggttcaccactataaatacactgacactcctcATGTATCACTAAGTCTCAATACTTCCTAAATCTGCTTATGCCCTtcctgacttaggcatcggaatgtctttacaggtaccaccccccactcattcatactcacaagtcggacggaggtcCAGAAGAGTGATCTATTGCGAAGGCTTTCCTCCTCAGACGATCGGGCCAACCTAACgagtccagcccattaatctccggttacccatcgtaacattggcgccgttgccggggacccaaGAGATCGACCAGTGATGGCGGACAAGTCACCAGAAGATGGTCATATCGCGTCCGATTCCGAACAGGGAGACCTGGACACCGAAAACAACGACACGGACCCAACTCTTCACCAGGGAACCGACAACCAACATAGGGAGGGCACCTTTGGGTTAAAAAATCCAAAGGTAAACTCCTCGGAAGGACGAGAATCAGGAAAGGAAGGGCCACCCATGCAACCGAGCTAATGGGATTGGTCCATGGTCATCAAGGTCGTTTGGAACAACTGGAACAGGAATTAGAGCGACAACGAGAGGCGGAGCGAAACCTCAGGGAAGAGAtagagcgacgaaaagagttagaggaAAAACTCTTGAGGCTAGAATCTTCCCTTAGAAGTCAGAACTCCCACGGCGACCGAGAGGAGTCGTCCCTGGGAGGAGAGGATCCTTTCAGTGAGGACatcatgagggcaaaagttccaagaaacttcaaaagccctgatatgaacctctatgacggaaccacggACCCGAAGCATCATCTAAGcaattttaaaagtcggatgtatctggctgatgcttctgatgcaACTCGCTGCAAGGCTTTCCCAACCACTCTATCAAAAGCGGCGATGAAGTGGGTTGATAGCCTCCCTCCAAGGTCGGTTACCAGCTTCGAAGATCTCTCGAGAAAGTTTTtaatgaggttctccatccaaaaggataaagtgaagcacgcaccgagcctcctgggaataaagcaggaggtcggagaacctttACGTGACTATATagaaaggttcaataaagcgtgtttggagattcaagacttGCCCACTGAGGCGGTCATCATGGGGCTAGTaaatggacttagagaaggtcccttttcacagtccatatcaaaatgGCACCCCACCTCcttgagtgatgtacaagaaagagttgagaagtacatcaatatggaggagaatgCCAGACTACGAGAGCCGAATTGGCGACCTGGGCATCCCCACTcgataaaagagaaagaaagagagcccaagaagaaagaagagttcGGTCTCGACAGACcgagaaaatatcactcttatactcctctaaaggtttcCACGGTGGACGTATACCGAGAAATCTGCAATACTGAAAGACTGCCGCCTCCCAGacccatcaaaaataaaaaggaaggaaGTCGCAGCGACTACTGTGAATACCATAAGATCTATGGTCATTCAACAAATGATTTCTATgacctcaaaaatgtgatagaaaagctggccagagaggGTCGACTTGAtaaatatctcatggaaaggtcggacaatcatgggaagagaaagcgagaggATGGGGACAGAAGAGACCCGCCACCGCAAACCCCCGAGAGACACATACATATGATCtcgggaggatttgcgggaggaggactcaccaagtcatctcgcaagagacacctcaagcgagtctaccaggtcgggagcgaatcacccgacctccccacaATCTCATTTACAAAGGAGGATGGGCAATGGGTAATCCGTGGACATGATGATTcagtggtgataaccatgatcctagccaatgcccatctccacagaactctagtagaccaagggagttcagcAGACATCCTTTTCAAAGCCCGCGttcgacaaactagggttggacgaaaaggagttaagagcctaccccgatacCTTATACGGATTAGGCGACACGCCgataaaaccactaggatttcTACCCCTTCACACGACCTTCTGAAAGGGggaaaatccaaaactctgagcatagactttatagtcctcgacgtggggtcagcatataatgccttAATAGGCAGAGCTACCCTAAATCAACTCGGAGCAGTGGTGTCGATGATGCGGTAtttttacaaccacacttactaaccggcaagtgcaccgggtcgtaccaagtaataccttacgtgagtaagggtcgatcccacgaggattgatggaccaagcaacaatagtgtttgataggcttagttagacaaacagaaaatagtgttgagatgcagcataaaagacattaaacaatataaaaaatattaaagataggcagataaataagttgggaataaaatatggagaagatagttaaggtttcagagttatctatttttcggattaatttttttcactaactattttaatcatgtaggatttaatttatggcaaactatatgtgactagaccctaattccttagaccttcctagtctcctctaaaattcattaacagccaattctttggtcaattaattccaattagagggtgatgatcaaattccagtttatatgccacaaaaactctaattgtctaaaaataaaaggattatatgtcacgtatcccgttaagtccaaataattaaaatttaggagaatatgttttcaagctgttgttcaagtaaagagcttttccaagttttacaagaactcaaatagaaagagggtcatacttccgttccacccaaattcataaaataaagagcgaaaacaattcttaaatataaatccatacataaattaaaatagaaaaagtaataaaatcaatccatacaaatagacagagctcctaaccttaacagtggaggtttagttgttcatagaaaagaaagaaaattaggaTTGTCAGTTATGTTCCCctgatgggatgaggtggaatctCTCCCAGGACCTCCCTACAAAGGAAGGAAAGCTTcctccttttataactaatcctaataaatttaaaatctaatatctaaaactaaaaattaaaataatatcttttcctaatttaagatttgaattaattaacagatctttaGTTGATaagtggggaccacttgttctgtccattctacagcttctaatctgtgttttctgggctaagaactggctcaaaacagcccagaaatcgcccccagcgtttttctacattttctgcacgtggcgcatgtgacgcgtccgcgtcgtccacgcgttcgcgtcatttgtgcagattccagtccacgcgatcgcgtcaggcacgcgatcgcgtcattgcgattttctccattccgcgcggtcgcgtgagccatgcgtccgcgtcggtattcgctggtcatttccttgacttcttctctttctctacagaaactccatcaaattccgccaaatgctatctaaaataaacagtattgcacaaaactcaaaatagcatccatagtggctaaaatataattaattcttaattaaactcaacaaattagatgcaaattcactagaaaaagatagacaagatgctcacgcatcaatcgACCCCtcatctttgcatgaaattcccgacacttgcggggatagcaacggtacggggagaccagaaattggcgagaaaatgctacaatgaaagcctgaacctgagaggaaaaggcaaggAAGTCCACAACATAGAGCTCGGCAGCACAAGAGTCAAAGAAGAGCTACGTCCACAACCAGGAGGAAAAACTGAAGAAGTACAAGTCggcaaagaggaaggaaaaaataccaacataggagccgACCTAGAAGAAGACCTAAAACAAAGATTGACAAAGCTCCTAAGAAATAACTCTGACCTCTTTGCCTTgaaagcttccgacatgcccAGGATaaaccccgagctcatgtcccatagGCTCTCGGTATATCTGGGGTCACGACCTGTACAACAGCGAAGGCGTAAACTCGGCCCAGAACGAGCTCAAGcggtggaagagcaggtacaagctctccTGGAAGCTgacttcatcagagaagtcaaatatccaacatggctagcaaacgtagtgctagtcaagaagcaaaacggcaagtggaggatgtgcgtcgactataccgacatgaacaaagcatgtcccaaagacccatatccacttccaAGCATTGATACTCTAGTAGACTCCAgctcagggtatcaatacttgtcgtttatggatgcctactcgggatataaccaaatcccgatgtacaagtcggaccaggagaagacatcattcatcacgcctagagcgaattattgctacgtggtcatgccctttggattaaaaaatgcaggggccacgtaccaaaggctgatgaacaaggtgtttgCTCCCCACCTCGGGAACTTAATGGAGGtgtacgtagacgacatgctggtgaAAACCCGGGAAGAAGCCGACCTCTTAACAGACCTCACGCAAGTTTTCAACACCATAAGGTCGcatgggatgaggctaaatcccgcaaaatgcaccttcgcggtggaggctggaaagtttctaggatttatgctaacccaaagagggatcgaagcaaaTCCTGACAAGTACaaagccatcctagaaatgaaaagcccgacttgcttgagagaggttcaacaactgaatggccgacttgcagctctCTACAGGTTCTTGGCAGGGTCAGCATTAAGATCCCTTCCATTGTTCTCTCTACTAAGAaagggatgccagttcgaatggactccagaatgcgaagaagcattccaagagttcaaaaagttcttgagccaacctccaatcctaacccgacctctagTTGGGGAAGAGCTCGTCCTATATTTGTCTGTAGCAGACAAAGCTGTCGCATCAGCCCTGATACGAGAGGATGAGGTCGGACAACATCCAGtgtacttcaccagcaaagttctacagggtcccgaactaaggtaccacaaactagagaattttgcttactccttagtaatagcctcacggaGGTTACGGCCTTACTTCCAAgcccacacaataagagtccgaacgaaccaacctatgaagcaaatcctccaaaagacggatgtggcagggagaatggttcagtgggcgatagagctctccgagttcgatttgaagtacgaaactcggacagcaatcaaagcctaatgcctcaccgacttcatagcaGAGTACGCGGGAGACCAAGAGGAAAAGACAACTACGTGGGAACTATACGTAGATGGATCCTTAAACAAGACAGGAAGCGGTGCAAGCATAATACTAGCCAATGAAGGGGGAACACAGATAGAGGTTttcctcaaatttgaatttccagcttctaataatcaggcagaatatgatgCCCTGATTGTAGGATTAAAGCTAGCAGAAGAGGTCGGTGCAACCAAAGTGTTGATATTcagtgactctcaagtggtgacctcccaaataaatggagagtatcaggccaaagacccgaatatgaagaaatacttggaaaaaactctggagcacctcggacgctttgcagaaaccgaggtcagaCACATAACTCGAGATCTtaacagcagagcagacgccctctccaagttagcaagtaccaaaccgaGAGGAAATAATAGAAGCTTGATCCAgaaaactctccaa is a window encoding:
- the LOC140182983 gene encoding uncharacterized protein produces the protein MLLYDDGTDLNMFFNIATDITVFITIKGITPSAAHG